Proteins encoded by one window of Tunturibacter psychrotolerans:
- a CDS encoding DUF4097 family beta strand repeat-containing protein encodes MSFLGNSSTGSAALVAAVALSFASSAALAQSSDKDWQKVYAVSGGSASLTVETGDSGLEIRSCGECKEIRVHVVSTRNLSEYSIEERQEGDHVSFRIDEKPRAGIRIQWNESRRTKVTVETPRKLNLDARVADGNLSARDLTGSFQVHSGDGAVSLDDIQGDVYLVASDGSISLHNVVGTLDARGSDGNMKIDGQFTMVRLETSDGSLDFTLAPGSQLTAASSIESSDGRVSIRLPQTLSADVDVATGDGHLICTLPLTMDHYNSGESSGHHLHGHLNSGGVPFSIHASDGNVSITTL; translated from the coding sequence ATGTCGTTTTTAGGAAATAGCTCAACAGGATCCGCCGCTTTGGTTGCGGCGGTTGCTCTTTCTTTTGCATCTTCGGCTGCGCTTGCTCAGAGCTCCGACAAGGATTGGCAGAAGGTATATGCCGTGAGCGGCGGGAGTGCTTCACTCACAGTGGAGACAGGCGATAGCGGTCTTGAGATCCGCTCCTGCGGCGAGTGCAAGGAGATCAGAGTCCATGTGGTGTCCACTCGGAATCTAAGTGAGTATTCCATCGAGGAGCGCCAGGAAGGGGATCATGTTTCTTTCAGGATCGATGAGAAGCCTCGTGCTGGCATCCGCATTCAATGGAATGAGAGCAGAAGGACGAAGGTGACGGTGGAGACTCCGAGGAAGCTGAATCTTGATGCCCGAGTGGCGGACGGTAATCTGTCTGCGCGAGACCTGACCGGCAGTTTTCAGGTTCATTCTGGCGACGGAGCGGTGTCGCTTGATGACATTCAAGGCGATGTGTACCTGGTTGCTTCGGACGGCAGCATCAGCCTGCATAACGTTGTCGGCACGCTTGATGCGCGAGGCTCGGACGGCAATATGAAGATCGATGGGCAGTTCACGATGGTTCGGCTTGAGACGAGCGATGGTAGCCTTGACTTTACGCTTGCTCCTGGTTCGCAGCTGACCGCTGCTTCATCGATTGAGAGTTCTGATGGACGAGTTTCGATCCGGCTGCCGCAGACTCTCTCTGCAGACGTGGATGTAGCTACCGGGGATGGACACCTTATTTGCACGCTCCCGCTTACGATGGACCACTACAACAGCGGAGAGTCTAGCGGCCATCATCTGCATGGGCATTTGAATAGTGGCGGAGTTCCGTTCAGCATTCACGCATCTGACGGAAACGTCAGTATTACGACCCTCTAG
- a CDS encoding glycosyltransferase produces MRVPRVAYFPDSFHEVNGVAHTSRNFVAYAGRQGLPFLCVRAGGRAEAFEQRDELRTLELGRSRTSVRMEKDLEFDTLFWRHGRAIRRQLERFRADVIHITGPSELGIFGAYFAWEMGIPLAASWHTNVHEYAARRMGWLTGRMSEQAGATTERGVEAGALWAASRFYRLAKVLFAPNEELCQMLERTTGRPCYLMQRGVDTEWFSPLHRTREAGESTVVLGYVGRLSIEKNVNLLARVQKELAVAGVDGVRFLIVGHGSDETELRRELADAEFAGVLRGAALAQAYANMDVLVFPSHTDTFGNVVLEALASGVPAVVTPDGGPKFIVRDGETGFVTNDDHFAVAVAELVRDRQRLEGMRLKARQYALGCSWDAVFDRVYAGYETALRVRGAELKVGELA; encoded by the coding sequence TGCGTGCGGGCGGGCGGGCGGAGGCTTTCGAACAACGGGACGAACTGAGGACGTTGGAGCTGGGGCGCAGTCGTACGTCGGTGCGAATGGAAAAGGATCTTGAGTTCGACACGCTGTTCTGGCGACACGGCAGAGCGATTCGACGGCAGTTGGAGCGGTTTCGGGCGGATGTGATCCACATCACAGGGCCGAGTGAGTTGGGGATCTTTGGCGCGTACTTTGCGTGGGAGATGGGGATTCCGCTGGCTGCGTCGTGGCATACGAATGTTCATGAGTACGCAGCGCGACGGATGGGCTGGCTGACGGGAAGGATGTCGGAGCAGGCGGGTGCGACTACTGAGCGCGGGGTGGAGGCGGGGGCCTTGTGGGCAGCGTCGCGGTTCTATCGGTTGGCGAAGGTTTTGTTTGCGCCGAATGAAGAGCTTTGCCAGATGCTGGAGAGAACGACAGGAAGACCCTGCTACCTTATGCAGCGAGGTGTGGATACGGAGTGGTTTTCGCCCTTGCACAGGACACGCGAGGCGGGTGAGTCGACGGTGGTGCTGGGGTATGTGGGGAGGCTTTCGATTGAGAAGAATGTGAACCTGCTGGCGCGGGTGCAGAAGGAACTCGCGGTGGCGGGAGTGGACGGAGTGAGGTTTCTGATTGTCGGACATGGGAGCGACGAAACAGAGCTGCGGCGGGAGTTGGCGGATGCGGAGTTTGCCGGGGTGCTCCGGGGAGCTGCGCTGGCACAGGCATACGCGAATATGGATGTTCTAGTGTTTCCGTCGCATACGGACACGTTTGGAAATGTAGTCCTGGAAGCGCTTGCAAGCGGGGTGCCGGCGGTGGTGACCCCTGACGGTGGACCGAAGTTTATCGTGCGGGATGGCGAGACTGGATTTGTAACTAATGATGATCATTTTGCGGTCGCGGTCGCGGAGTTGGTGAGAGATCGGCAACGGCTGGAAGGAATGCGGCTGAAGGCACGGCAGTATGCGTTGGGGTGTAGCTGGGACGCGGTGTTCGACCGGGTCTATGCAGGCTATGAGACGGCGCTACGGGTGCGCGGGGCTGAGTTGAAAGTCGGCGAGCTGGCGTAG